In Pyrus communis chromosome 15, drPyrComm1.1, whole genome shotgun sequence, the genomic stretch AAACATGATAAGTTGATAAATCCGAGATTAATACCTTAGGGCTTGTTTGAAACTGTTTTTAAAACGGTTGgagttttttatgaaaatatttttggaatcaatatttagtaaaaatgcaagtgaattttggaaaaatacttgaagtgttttctgcaagaagGACATAACTAGTGgaactcaaaaacattttctctaaaagcggttttagtcattttaaaagcacttcatgtcactaaataagaaaaagtcgaagaaaattaaatacaagTGAGACATTAACGCATACGTTTTTAAGAAAGACAAAACATCAtacaaaaatctaaaaaaaacaaaacgtcGTACACAAAGCTAAAAAATACAAAACGTCGTACACAAAGCCAAattgattaaaactatctacaATTTATCATCATTTTGGACTTTTACTTAGGCTGGATGCACATGAATTTTGGTCTACTAGATAATTTTGGTCCATCATAGCGTAAAAATAGGATTTAGGACAAAAGATGGTGGTGCTCATCAATGTGTGGACAATGACTGAATATCCCACACTAAAAAGCCAAACTTTAATCTTCTGTTAAGTTTCCATCAAGCATATAAAGGGACTAAGGGCTGCAAATTTATGACGGATTGATGTCGTTTCAGTCGTTATTATGACACAAAATAATCTGTCACAAAAGACTAGCAACTAACGTAGACAAAACCTACTAATCTTGATCCACAATTTAGTCGCAAAAAGGATAGAAACAGAAACAATTTAGATGGAACAAAATTCTCATCTATGGAAACCTAATATCAATGTTTAACCAAACCCTACCAAATTTTCGGACATACGCCCACCGTACATACCAATTTATGCAACTAGTGGACATACATACCATCAGAAACCTACCATAGGCGGACTACCGGGGTACGATTTCGTTGATATATGATGGGTTTCGGAGATCGAAAGCAAAATGACTTGGGAAATACTACTTAATCCACATCATATAATTGATGTTAATTAAAGGAACTAAATGTGATTAGGTTAGGTAAACCTTCCATCCAAAACATGAGCTATATCTCACGTTGAAAGCTATATATATGTggttttttagctaaaatagtaTCTGAGAATGACATAACTCGTACTTAGtcattgagatttaaaatcaatataaatgatTCATGAGTTTGTCTactgtcaatcattttgattcttCAGTGAAAAATCCCCtttaaaaaagggaaaatgataaaaacatcctcaatttttgtcaaatcatttgatCTCATTGTGTATTAAATTGaggatttttatttattattattttttttatcattttggtccttatttaacaaatatttttcatgaaaagaacaaaatgaTTGACAGTGAACAAATTCGGGGAcaacttttattgatttcaaatcttaaagaccaaaatgaagagttataCCAATCTGAGCAACCATTATGGCTAAAATtcttatatatttatgtactCAAATGCTTAGGAGAAGTGATAATATTTTTCATGGTCCCATTAGCTTTAATCAATAAGATGCTCCTTTAATCTTTCCGCTCCCAAAGCCGGAAAAAGAGCTTGACAGTAAGGACAGCAATGGCTTAGTTTTCTTTTGCCTAACTCTTATTATTATGATACTCAATATTTTCTGCAACTTGCCTGCCATTATAAAATCACATAATTTCTCACCCAAATGATGTTTTAATTTTCGGCCCAATTCTTATCATTAGTTAATTAAGGACCCTAATTACCATTACAAGGACTAATCATTCTGTTTATTGAATCAGGGACAAGTGAAAGGTAGGAAGTAGAAATGAGGTAGGACCCAAcagggagaaaaagaaaacagtacAGATGGACCATCAAAAGCTTGAGAGAAAAGGTCGGCGGACATCTtttatgtattctatttttcACTTATCATATGATGACAGAGATAATCATTATAAATATATAACCTAAGATAGCAATAGCATGTGACACGaagataaataaaatgaaagagcGATAAATACGATTATCTCTCTTGTTTTGCAATGAATTTGTCTGCTGCCAACTAACATGTATTTAGTAACCAAAAGCTCTCACtttaccctctttttttttttttttttttttttttttaaatgagaccAGCAGGTAGCTTTGTTAAGGTAATTCACTATTTTGAGGGGTCGGGAAGACTTATAGAAGCATTTTAATCTCCTTCTGGTCACTATCGTATGATTCACCAACGTtagaaatcaaacccaaaataTACCTTTTGAAATACGGGCTTGAAATCTGTTTACAACCACTATACCACCTTGTGGTGTTTAACCAAATGTTATTACTTGACCACCCTAATCTTTAACTAACATGATACtattagtttatctaaatgtcAACCCTTTTCCAACAAGACCTGACCTTAAGTTCTTAACTACCATACTATTAAACTTTCCTGAGCCAACcccacttatattataacaatttgcaaattaaagcTTAGGAATGTCAAATCGTCCGAAAAAGTTAGGCTCTAAAGTCTAAAGCAGGTTCCTATgtataaaatttcaacaaaaatagtAAGGCCTAGTTTTGTCCAACTAATACTTATTTATATAGTAGTTCTTTTATGATACAAACGACAATCTAAACTAAATAAATCTAAAGTACGGAAAGAGTGATTGAACTTACAGATTTTGAATTAGAGTATCTGAATTAGGGATTTTGAAATAGGGTCCCAAACCGTACCAAAATACCGaatttttggttcggttttgatTTTCAAAATCCCATCCCGAAAAGAATCGATTCATTATTTGGTTTGTGTTTTTCGGTTCGGGATTCCAATCCGAACCACCCCTAGTTATTTCTGTTATAAGACACAATATATTCATATCATGATAAAACGACACAAGTAGTCTGAATTCTGAAATGTGCAAGAGCGTTACACACAAAATATGCATGGAAGGTTTGTTTAAACAACTTCGGAGTCGCAGATAACATCAAGATTCTAGTAATGAAAGGAACAGGTCTAAAGCTGGCTAAGGAGTACCGCCGGGATTGGGACGAGCAGGAGGCGAAGGCTTCGGAATGTACGGGATTATAGGCGCACCGTGCTCGATCGGACCATGTTTGATGGAAGCTTTCGAATTCGGAGAAGGATCAATGGGGCGGTAATCATCCAGATTCACATTGCCAGCACTGCCCTTCTTCTGTGTCCTTGGAGTGTAGCCATTCCCCTGCAGTTTGAGAAACAAAAGACAAATCCCAACATCACGAAGAACTCCTATTAGTAAGATGATTAAACAGGCAATAACGTCCTCTGAGCTAGCTTGTGAATAGTGTTTGACACGAGGACTTCCATGCAACGAAGATGCTATTGTGCACATAATATCTTCGGACTGACTTTCGGACGAGGGTGATGCATGCttttttcaaaaggtttgtgCATGTACCTTGAGCTTTCTGTTTGTAACAATCATTTTTGGCCCAACAGCATGGAGGTTGAAGAGACTATCTGTAACAAGAAATTAGGATAAATAGTTGGTAACCAGAAATTAGGATAAATAGTTGGTAACTTTAGTCTTATTTAGAACAAAAATATGGTGATTTTCACTCCCATTaagcaatgtttaaaatatccaCGAAATTGTCGATATTTCCGTCCAAATATTCAAAAAGTCAAGAATCGATAAGAGaggggtcaaattcaaacttcacCCTATGTTGGTAAGatataggaaaattaatgaatatcAATGCTATTTACCGACTTATTATTGAAATTTTGCCGAAACTCATTCCAAATTTCgaacttttgatttttttgagaTATTTTCTCTAATTTCGATTTAATCTGAATGAGTTGATACACCCACCCCATAGTGAATTCCCATAATTTTCGTCGAAGGCAATAACCGATATCAATTGATACATCCATCGATATTTTCAGAAATTTGCATATCGATATTTCCATctatattgatattttaaacCTTGCTATTAAGCCATTAACAATTCATAATTAACTAATTACAAAATTATCACTACTTACATAATTCAAAtcagaaaatataaaacatggtAGCTCAACACATGAAAGTAAAGAATTTTCAAGGGGATTATGTATGAATTTTCTGCCCGCCATGCAATTATATAACAAAATGGTTAGTAGTGAAAAGCACTGGCCCTACAAATTACATAAGATTACCTCAAATGAGTGAGTAAACCAACTTATACtcaaaagccaaaagccaaaagccacTCTTTTTTACTACTATTTATAGATTTGAGAACACCATTAAAAAAGcataaccaaattcaacccCAAAAAAGATTAAACTTTACCCGGAAATAAGGAGCCATTTCTGCTGCTGGAGACACTGAGGAAGAACACTACAACTATTCGGAGCACAAAAggcaaaacccagaaaccagaAGCCTTCATGGAgcttttttacttcttttttggTCTCTCAAACACCCGGCCTGCCGTCGCGCCAAGGATTTTAAGACAAGAACGAAGTCCACCACCAGGAATTCCGGCGCTAAGAAGAacaactcatgtctttctttctgtactgctttttgttttgtggCGGTGACTGAGTgataaaaaatatcatttttgctTACCACTAGTCATCatatttatcaccgttagatgaatttaaatttcaagattCATGTGgtgaataaatataaatttcaaaattcaaactcatctaacagtGATAAATAGGATAATGATCATACATTATATAAATAATGGTGAATAAAAATGCATTCAAAATATAATGTGGGTGTCACTGACGTTTCATTTACTGCGTTTTCTTTCTAATAAGTAATAACAGAgagttcttcaaaaaaaaaagtaataacagAGCAGAGCATTTAAGAGCTTCATTTACTGTGTTTTTGCAGACACAGAAAGAGAGCAGTCTCGGGTGGGGGAATTGAAAGGCTTTGGTGTTCAAGGGTTGCCGTGGAATGTGAGCTTTTGGGCACGTCTGCTGCATTTGGCTGAGCCAATTTGCACGGTATAAAACACCCTTAAAcagttattttaaattaaaagaataCTTAGCTATTCAAAGATGAATAGAAacttctactcaaaatttctcaaaattattCGTTGTAAATTTATAgaacttcgtgtttataatcaaaaccattcatattataaataacCCTATAAAGATCGCGTCCgcaaaaaaacaattaaaactaaaatcatttaatcatcaaattgtttaaaaacaaatgaacggtattggtaaaaatattgcgaaccgtctatgtatttatcacgatagattgactaaacgaccttagttttaatttattttttgtaaagataACTTTTACAATGTGATTCGTAGTATGAACGATTCTGATCATAAGTACAAAGCCCTgtgattaaaacattaaaaattttgagtaggaTTTGCTACTCATATTTGACTAGCCAAATATTGTTCATAGGTTGATAAATACAGAATTACCGTTAATTGgttaatttcttgtttggtcgccgagaaaacaaaggaaaatgatcGGAAAAACGTAgcttttgaaagatgtgaaagtaAATTCCATGAATTTTCTtaagaaacaaacagaaagtgAGTTGCATGACCATGAATTGACGGTTTATGGGCGTAACCTTTGCACATGACTCATCTTGTTTTAAATTCTTCTTCACCAAAAAGATGAGAGAACAAGAGTATGGACTAAAGCCAACTTCCGTATGTGCGTGACGACATCATTCGCTAATGACTAGCATCAAATCTAATCAAAACCTGTGAAGCAAGTTAGAAGATAAATGAAATCTCAGACTAAGAAGGAATGATAAaaccaaagagagagagaaataccCACTGGATAACAAGATTTCGATTCAACGAATAGTTTCAACAATGGCTCAGTCAACAACTAATTGTCAAAACTTTAAGATTATACTACATTATGGTCTTggataagaaaatgaaaaggtaCAGAAACAATGAAAACGATCCTGAGCTCCATACTTCAGACAACTTGATGGCCAATCTGAATCAAGCGGTGTCTCCATTTAGCGGTACTGCAATGAAGATACAACGCAGCATAAGTACCCATCCAAATTCAAGACATGGACACGCACACACAAATTTATAACAAGCAAGATAGCTGTAGAGAAGAGGGGATAATTCTAAATATCAAAAAATTCTCAGACATCCAAGGAAGGATAAAGCAGCATTAGCTCTCAAGCCTGCCGAAAGGCGAAAGCTCTTAGGCGGCCACTGCGAATGTTCTTGAGAAACAAGCCTCAGTTTTTGTCATCATCGATATTTGTAAGATAACGATTTGATTTATAACAGTTGGTAATAAGATCTCGAATCACATCCACATCAACAAAACTCAAAGTaaaagaatttcaaaatatcaacAAACAAAAGGGAAAGTTCGACAAAAATAACCTATTCCATCCAACAATGATCAGCAagtcacaaaaacaaaaacagctGACAAAGTGAAAGGATGGAGGTAGGTTGCTTTCATGGACTTGTACATTCCCAAATCAATCAACCGCTGCTAAGGGGATAACGTAAAGTCCGAAAACTATATAGTATATTGTCTCAGTCCGTTAACAAAATGAAGATACAGAACAGAAGTACCGAAATCAAATACAAAAACTGCAACACACACTAAAGAAGAATAATCAAGCTGCTTCACAATGTATTAAAGGTCTTTTCAATCGAGGCAGGGAACCAGGGAACCAAATGCAGATTATACaatcaaaacagaaacaaaaaaaaaaaagacaatagaAATTGAATTCATACCTTGATGAAGCCAATCTCCTTGGCGTTGCTGCGGAAGCACTGCCTGCAGCACATCAGCGCGTACTTCCGGATCAACCCATGAGGGTTTCCACACACTCGGCTGTtcatattaacaaaaaaatcacacccaaaaaaatacataacaaaaccACTAGCAGCACATAAGTATAAAAATATGCAATACACAATAGATCCAGACCCGTGATTAAGATTCTTGAAAGTGATTAATTAAGCTAATACAAACTCAAAAACTCCGGTAATACAGATAATATTTTACACATAAATCGGACAACACAGATATAATACCAAAAAAGTAATTGTTCATACATAATCCAAATCTCAGGAAAAGAAATGGTGATTAATTGCAGATCAACATAAACGcagaatttaagaaaaataagtgagatttGGGGATTAAAATTCATACCAAGTGCGGGAACCAGGGCCGTAGTTCTTGGGGTGAGAGTTCCAGACGTTCGAGTGCCCCATCTTGAATCACGCTAGGGTTTTCTTTCTGCGTCGCCTCGGCAGCTGCGGGAATACGATGGAGATCTAAAACCCTAATCCTTGTGGCTCGCATTTGCGAACCGTCGTTGCTTATATAGTACCAGGTACAACGCTGCGTTTTGGTCGTTCTTGCCGCCACCGTGCAACGCTGCGCTTCTTCCTCCAACCGGCACGTGCTGTTGCCAACCAGGCCTTCATTTGGGCTTTAGGAACCAATCCTTCGAGGCTCTGTTTAGAATTTGAGTCCATATGTTATGTTGGGCCGAATAAGAAGAGAATTTTTAGTAGTGCTCGTGCCACATCATCTATCCACCCAAGAATTGAAGGCACACAAAAGACgatcacttagtattacgaatttacaatttagtggtattcttctttacttataagaaatgttttaggtttgaatccATCTGAAGGAGAATTTGAACTACTTTATTGCTagccaattgtcacatcccagcccgggggggaccacttcccaggcccgctccaccaccgtagcacgatattgtctgctttgggccccgaccatgtcctcacggttttgtttctgggaactcacacgagaacttcccgatgggtcacccatgctaggaatgctctcgcgcgctactcgcttaacttcagaattcttacggaacctgaagccagtgaactcccaaaaggcctcgtgctaggtagggatagaaatatacatataaggatcactccctgggcgatgtgggatgtcacaatccaccccccttaaggcctcgacgtcctcgtcggcacaccacggccagggttagacTCTGATACCCATTCCTTTTAGCCCAACTTAGCTCACTCAATAAGAGGCCCATGTTTTGAAGCCCAAGATAGGCCCACCACAAGAATGTGTGACCCAATTCGCTGATTCCTTGAGTCTGAAAATGAAGTTGAAATAGTGAATCGAAAAAACCTGATTCTTTGAGTGAGTGGCTGACCTGACCACGACGTGAAAAGATTATTTTATGGGTCCGATATACGGGGTGATATATCATTTATTATTACATAAGCGATTAGATTTTtgtgttaaaaattaataacataaaaaataaaagtttttactatttatataataacacattGTATACCTTTGTGAtatgaaaacaacaaaaaatttctccacgAGGTgtgcagaaaataaaaaacggTAGCAACAATGCACATGACGCCACCAACTATTATTAAATCTACAAACACCCACGAATCGCTGACCGCCGTCACCGATTTGTCTGGACAGGATAAGAATGAAAACGCAtcacaaaatgaaaaatttaacTTCCAAGAAAGCTTAACCAGCTCCACTATAGATTTTTAGATTAGACTGATTGCACGATAGCCATTAGTTGGGCGGTTGACTGAAATTTAATACTTAGGCAGTTAGACAAAGTTTAGgagaatttaagtaaatttattatacacAGTacaaattagtttttatttatagttaaaaaaatatacatgtactcaaaagaaaaaaaatatacataattgtattgaaaGATATaagttacaaaataaaatgaactaTAAATATAATGAGCGTTTATTCGAGCATTAACAAATATCttatattttattgaaaaaataaaatgaaaaatgaaagtaTAACTTTTCTGTATATGTGAGAGTTGCGACTTATGTGAGACTAGGAGGTGCATAAGTAGGTCTTAACGtcatttctaaattttcaaatGCATAGGAATTTAATTCGGACTGTGACTAGCGGCCTAGCATCTAGGCAGATATTTTTAGAACATGCTTACATGAAATACGAATGTAGAAATAGTTATGTAGCATACTATTAATGCAAAGAAAATCTCAATTGAGTTATATTATTTGTTTGAAATGTGACGAAATTTCAATTGCgtaaaaatgtattatattattaGTTTGAAACGTAATGTGTTGGTTGGGGGAGGGATCAAATTTTCTACTGCTACACACTTATTTTAAATGCAGAATATTTGATCTTGTCTGAGGGTCGAGGTCTTCGAGCGGGGGACTGTAAAATGTAAATGCATGGACCATTTGAGGACGTCCAATAGGAAACGGAAGTGTGTCCGTCAGAAAAAGTGACGCAAGGGCAAGGCAGCAGAAACAGCATTAATAAAACATCAGAATATGCTTCGCTCTGCTCTGCAAATATCCCTTTCTCTTTGCTCAcctttgattattatttttaattaacttttaaattcATCGCCCAATCGCTTTTAATCTCCCCTTGTTTTCATCCTTCGATTTCAATTCGCTGTCCGCAGAATTTTGGCCTCTAGGAAATTAAACACCATGGACCTCTTTCAGGACCTGTTTCTGACGGCGTCGCTGGCTCTGATCCTCTCTTTTCTCGTCGCCAAGCTCGTCGCCGTGGCGGTTGCTGGCCGCGAGTCGGAGGCGGAGCTCGGGGAGGGTGGGAATGGCGGCGGTGAAGGAGTTGGTGTGGAGGAGGTGAGCTTCGAGGAGAGGAGGCTGAAAGTGGAAGGGCCTTTCCGCGGTCAGAGTCAGAGGAGGGTAGAGCTTGAAGGAGAAGTGAAGGATGTCGTTCGTTTCGAAGGAGAAGCGGTTCATCAGGCTGAGGAGATTGCGGAGCCGCTGCAGCAGCATCGACAAGGTCGTGGATTGACGGAGGAGATGTTGGAGGAAGAGTCGGTGGCGGTTGTATTGCCGGAGAAGTGGTCAGCGGCGGTAGGATTGCTGGAGAAATGGTCGGATGGCGGGGAATTCGAAGGGGAAGCGGTTCATCGGGCTCAGGAGGTTGCGGAGCCGCTGCAGCAGCATCGAGAAGGTCGTGGATTGACGGAGGAGGAGTCGGTGGCGGTTGTATTGCCGGAGAAGTCGTCAGTGGCGGTTGGATTGCCGGAGAAGTGGTCAGATGGCGGggaatttgaagaggaagcgGTTCATCGGGGTGAGGTGATTGTGGAGCCGCTGCAGCAGCATCGAGAAGGTTGTAGATTGACGGAGGAAGAGTTGGTGGCGGTTGTATTGCCTGAGAAGTCGTCTGTGGCTGTAGGATGGCCGGAGAAGTGGTCGGATGGCGGGGAATTCGAAGATGAAGCGGTTCATCGGGCTGAGGTGATTGTGGAGCCGCTGCAGCAGCATCGAGAAGGTCGTAGATTGACGGAGGAAGAGTCAGTGGTGGTTTTATTGCCGGAGAAGTCGTCAGTGGCGGTTGGATTGCCGGGGAAGCGGTCGGATGGCGGGGAAATGGAGAAAGCGAGCGAGTTCGATCGCGGAAGCTCGGAAAACAGAGAAGCGGAAGAAATTGGCGCGAAGTCAACAGGAAACGACGTCGTTGCCGAACAGTCGGAGGAGGTTAGGGTTGTGGATTACGAGGAAACTAAGGAGAAGACACACGTGGCGCCAAGTGAGGTTAAATCGGGAGATTTCAGTGACGAGGATGATTGGGAGGGGATCGAGAAGAGTGAGTTGGATGATGAATACGCTGCGGCGGTGAAATCTGACGGACACGATTGATGGGTCGGCGAATGTCGGTGGCCATGTGCAGGTATCCAACGGCTCTCAACACTTGAGAGCGTGCCAAGTGGTATTAGACTTCCTATTATCTCTCtgttaatataattaatttgtgTAGCTATCCATATCTCTGTGCTTGTTTTTACTTGGTCTCAACTctgaaaaaatgtgaaaaatgtgGAAATACAAGGTgttgaaaacagaaaaaaagtaGGTAAATGCGAAGCAAGATATCCAACACTAACCAAGctggaaaaatgtgaaaaatgtgGAAATACAAGCTGGAAATTCCAGACTTGTATTCATATAGTACATTCTAGGTTCAATTTCTGTCAGTAGTGAATCTCAAAATAAAGGCTGAAACGATTTTGTGAGTCTTTACGACACTCAAAAAAGTGAGCTGCTTTGCCACCAATTGGccctttttaaaaataaaaaatcaagatATCTAACACCATtaccatacacacacacacacacaaatggAATTTATAGATgggaaatttgaaaagaaatctAAGGGTGTATTCAGGTAAAGTTATATTAGAAGCAGAGGGCCTAGTCATTGttatttcttatattttgtTGGGGGTAATGCTTAGGGGTGTAACTTGGGTTGGGCCAATCCGAACCTGCTCATGTCCAATTTGACTTTAAATCCAAACAAGCGgggttttttttagttataaccTACCCGAATCCAACCCAATTTTAACCCGTTCATTGATTGAGTTGAGTTGGGTTGATCATTTGCCcatccatccccaacccaacccaactcgACTAACCAAACCCAATCTAACCATATTGTAACCCATATCAATTAATGCTCATACTACACCCAAGTGAGCCAAGTCCAAAAACCAACGccctttctaatatttttttttaataaattaccaTTTATAATTACTTAAACTTTTAGGGAATAAGAGGTTTTGATTAGTCAGCTCATACTGTAGTCTCTAAATCCTAAAGCTTTATGGTAgattgatttatgaaattaaagttaGCTAGCTTTGATGCTACTTGGCATAATTCTTTTAGGAATTCTTGGAAACTAAGATGGTACAAgattaaacttgaaaaagttGAGCAACTCGAACCCAACCCAATTAAACCTGAGCCCAAATGAACCCGAGTGAAACCCAACTCGAACCAGACCCCGAATTGTAAAAGTTGGGCTAGGATTAGGTTGACCTTCCAACCCGCCCAACTCGCCCGAGTTACACCCCTAATGCTAGGATATCAGCTActtagactaaattttgtaaactatatgacgtggttgatgattggattattacttgaGTGTTTGTCTATCTACCATTACTCTTTGTGACCGTCTAAATACATTTTATTGGTCTGCAATGTTTGCATTGTTctgttttatttctttcccaCTAAGTACTCTACCTTATGAGCAAGGGATTCGTTTGCCAACGGTCTGAGAAAACTACCTACTAACTCTGCTATCCCTCTCCATCTATgggaaatctctctctctctgagtcGGGCAAGTGATTAGGTCAAACAGCGTCATTTCTTAGTTCCCAGTACAAATTCTGTTCTGCATATATGCATGCATAGATGTGATTTACTCGACACTTTCATTTCCTTGTGATTGAAGTTAAAATTGTTGACATATATTTTTTGCAACGCGTAGTTGACTGTTTTCCGCAATCTTTCCTCTTTATATCAGGCTtctaatttttcaatttctcattGATCCATAGCATTACAGAACGGGATGTGTTACAATCGATCTAGAATTATTTCAGGCTTCTAACTTTATTACTTGTAACCGTAATACTAGGGGTGCAAGGGGAAGAGACTTTGATTTGTTTCCTAACAGAGTTGCAGCTTCGAAGACGGCAAAGTAAAGAGCTACAGAACAGAAGTAAGacattttatttg encodes the following:
- the LOC137718550 gene encoding uncharacterized protein; its protein translation is MDLFQDLFLTASLALILSFLVAKLVAVAVAGRESEAELGEGGNGGGEGVGVEEVSFEERRLKVEGPFRGQSQRRVELEGEVKDVVRFEGEAVHQAEEIAEPLQQHRQGRGLTEEMLEEESVAVVLPEKWSAAVGLLEKWSDGGEFEGEAVHRAQEVAEPLQQHREGRGLTEEESVAVVLPEKSSVAVGLPEKWSDGGEFEEEAVHRGEVIVEPLQQHREGCRLTEEELVAVVLPEKSSVAVGWPEKWSDGGEFEDEAVHRAEVIVEPLQQHREGRRLTEEESVVVLLPEKSSVAVGLPGKRSDGGEMEKASEFDRGSSENREAEEIGAKSTGNDVVAEQSEEVRVVDYEETKEKTHVAPSEVKSGDFSDEDDWEGIEKSELDDEYAAAVKSDGHD
- the LOC137716915 gene encoding uncharacterized protein — translated: MKASGFWVLPFVLRIVVVFFLSVSSSRNGSLFPDSLFNLHAVGPKMIVTNRKLKGNGYTPRTQKKGSAGNVNLDDYRPIDPSPNSKASIKHGPIEHGAPIIPYIPKPSPPARPNPGGTP
- the LOC137717549 gene encoding small ribosomal subunit protein uS14z/uS14y/uS14x-like, whose translation is MGHSNVWNSHPKNYGPGSRTCRVCGNPHGLIRKYALMCCRQCFRSNAKEIGFIKYR